Part of the Terrisporobacter glycolicus ATCC 14880 = DSM 1288 genome is shown below.
TATACAACTATCAGGAGGAGAACCCACTTTAAGAGACGATTTAGATAAGATAATTAAAATTGGAAGAGAAAAAGGTTTTACTTTTTTTCAATTAAATACTAATGGTATTAGAATTGCAAAAGATGAAAATTATATAAAATCTTTAACTAATGTAGGACTAAATACTGTATTTTTACAATTTGATGGTCTTAGAGATGAAGTATACTCCAAGCTTAGAGGTCAAAAATTGCTTAGAGTAAAATTAAAGGCCATAGAAAATTGTAAAAAAGCAGGAGTAGGGGTAGTTCTTGTGCCTACTATAATGCAAGATGTGAATATTAATGAAATAGGAAAAATTATTAATTTTTCCATAGATAACATGCCAGCCATAAGGGGAGTGCACTTTCAACCAGTAAGTTTCTTTGGAAGATATGAAAATCGAGATGAAACTTATAGAATAACAATTCCGAAAATGTTAAGAGAAATAGAAGAACAAATGAAAGGTAAGATGAAAATAGAAAACTTTATGGGTGGAGGAGCAGAAAATTCATACTGTTCTTTCCATGGAAATTTCTTAGTAAATGAAGATAAAAGTTTAAAGCCTTTAGGTAGCAAAAGTAATTGTTGCTGTAAACCAACTTCTTCAAAACAATCTAGAGAATTTGTGGCGAAACAATGGTCAGCAGTAAAAAATTCATCAAATAAAAAGGATACTAAAAATAAATTTACAAAGTCTTTAGATGATTTTTTAGATAGATTTGACAGCTATACTCTAGCTATATCGGCCATGCTATTTCAAGATGTATGGAATGTGGATTTAGATAGACTAAAACAATGCTATATACATGTGGTAAGTAAAGATATGAAGCTTATACCTTTTTGTGCATACAACTTAACAAATATAGATAATAACAGTTTATATAGGAGATAATGTATGAGACTAGATAATTGGATATGTGAAAAAATCAAAGTGAAAAATGAATTAAGTAGAGAAGAACTCGAAAAATATCAATTAAATACATTAAATAATTTAATTAAATATGTGAAAGAAAATTCACCTTTTTATAAAGAATTATATAAAAATTTAGATGAAATAAATTCTTTAGACGAGTTATACAAAATACCAATTATCAATAAAGATGCTATAGTTGAAAATGGAAACAAAATGGTTTGTGTTAATCAAAGTGAGATAAGTCGAATAGTTTCTTTAGATACATCTGGAACTATGGGTAAACATAAAAGAATTTATTTTACTGAAGAAGATCAAAAACTTACAATTGATTTTTTTATACAAG
Proteins encoded:
- the trsS gene encoding radical SAM (seleno)protein TrsS, producing MRRVIGQVESLCPYCFKKIVGQKVEYEDKVYLEKSCEDHGFFKTLIWEGKDYETWSDVEKFTTPNVVSSEVNNGCPYDCGICSGHRQETCCVLLEITNRCNLKCPICFASSNENAKEDISIERISEYYDYLMKCGGPYNIQLSGGEPTLRDDLDKIIKIGREKGFTFFQLNTNGIRIAKDENYIKSLTNVGLNTVFLQFDGLRDEVYSKLRGQKLLRVKLKAIENCKKAGVGVVLVPTIMQDVNINEIGKIINFSIDNMPAIRGVHFQPVSFFGRYENRDETYRITIPKMLREIEEQMKGKMKIENFMGGGAENSYCSFHGNFLVNEDKSLKPLGSKSNCCCKPTSSKQSREFVAKQWSAVKNSSNKKDTKNKFTKSLDDFLDRFDSYTLAISAMLFQDVWNVDLDRLKQCYIHVVSKDMKLIPFCAYNLTNIDNNSLYRR